The genomic DNA TTGGTTCAAACAAGATACTTATACAGTCTTGGTGCGGTTGACATAATTCGTGATGTAATGGTGTTGAGAAACACCTGTAGCTGTAACATCCTCCGATTCAGATCCAGTCTGAGCTGGTTCCTATGCCCCTCTTTTTAGCAGTATCTTAGTTTTAGTTATCTTTGGAAGTCGAGCTTTGTGAAAGGAAAACTCCCTGTATATCTCACCAATGGAAACACGGTGCCTATACATTAATTGACACAACAGAGAAAGAGAACTTAGATCAGAGAATCAtcttttaattccaggctataaggcaacaaaaggtgaatattTTGAAAGGGGATgaagactttctataggcactgtatctatatcatttttgttatttaagcTTTAAAAACAGGATTACCATTCCATATAACCTAGTTTAAACCAGATGTAAATGTTCAATTTAATCTTTATGTGCTACCTGTAAgattagttttcttaaatataaatttgGTAGTAGTTACGATGACCTAAATTTAGTTATgacaattattaaattattgcaATTTGATGGTTTAATCCACCTTCTTTTGCATTTGTACCCTTCAAAAGACAAAATTATGCTTTGTTACAGCCCTTAGTGTTGCTAACTTGCGAACAGTCACATAGAATGAGCTTCTGCCATATCATTCACGTTTTGACTGTTGTGGTACTGAAATAATGCACTTCCTAGGATCCTTAACTGATTACTTTTATAGACAAAAGCTGAACCTTGCGGACAGTCAGGATATTCCCAGAACCTCCAGCATCTGATTGTACTTCGACCTGGCATTCCCCCGATGGCCACCAGGGGCAGGCGGCACGACGGCATGTGTGCACTGTAACATATAACATACATATTCAATATATCATTACTGATTTTAGAGTTAATATCAACTGCTAGCCTTCTGGTAATGTGTACAGGCTAAACATTATGcggtgaaataaaatatttgtttttaaagttgtgcttaaaaatgtttttttttagttttatgaCTATTCAGTCATCTTGGAacttgtaaaacatttttttgtttgttttatctaaCGTAagcatgtgatttttttttttctctggaaGTGTTGCCAATAAAAGTAAAAGGAGTGCTGTGGACAGGGGAtgcttttattctgttttttttatacatgtGGTAACATTTTATCCATCATAAGTTTTAAGTCGCATAGTGTAAAGCTACACATTCTCTACCAGATTTACCCATGGTGCTTACTTTTCTTCATCAATATAGTGTGATCTTTTCCCAAATGTAGAATATAAACTGATATTgctattacatttattttgctcaatgattcatattttcattaatcctgagtggagggttggtgggggacactgctgttgtactgtTGAGCTAGGCACTGTACCTATATTaccccagtaaaaaaaaaagcagctgtataaatgggtaattgtatgtaaaaaaataaaataaagtgatatattgtaacaattgtaagtggccctggataagggcgtctgttaAGTTAGTGGGCTGAAGAAATATCCTGTAGGGGGCAGCATTCCTGCACTGGAGTTGGTTGCCATTGGGCGCATTGTAATCGGCACTGCCCTGCGTTTTCACATTGAGATCTGATCCAGCGCTTCAATCACACTGGACGGTAAGTGGGCGTAGCTACTGTAGTTACTATGTATCTTATAACAAACGCGTTCTTACTGGTGCTCTCACGCAGAGTGCGGTGCGGGTGTTAGAACGGGCGGTGCTGCGCCTGCGCGTCTGGCTCTCTTGGTGACGGCGGTGTAAACACGCCGCTGTTAGTTTTGCGGAGACGTGCGCTGCCTGCCGAGGTCCAGTGCCCGGATCCCAGGAAGGACACAGCCAGCGTTTCAAGCGAGGTAAAGAAATACTGCATTTCTAGACAAACAGACCTGCTGCAATCACTTACGTCTTCCTTCACCATTTTAAAGTTAGTTTTACTTCCTACTAAGAAatcagtgtgtttgtttattggaACTCAGTATTCTTCCTTCATTTTTgctcatttaaatatttgttcagTCTGTCTCTTTTTGTCATGTTACCAGTAAGACGCACAAATCCACATACATTTATGTCTAGACCTAATTTATTGTAGATCGCCTTGAAACATGAAACCTCTGGAAGCCGACTCCATGCCGAGCGCCATGCTGAAGTCCAAGATGAGGTCCAGTGCCCACAGTGTGAAGCAATGGCAACTAGCCAGCATTGGCTTTAACCCGCCAGTGGACGAGAAAGCACTGGTCACCACAGAGACCAAGTTCAGCACCTGGACCCCCGTTATCAACAAGACCTCCAACCAGCAGGTGATAGTTTGGATTTTGTACACAGTTAGTTAAGCCTATAATTGTTCAATTCAGGATCCGATTAAGTCAAAAGTTGGGAAATCTTTGAACATAACCCACCAGTCTTTCAAAATCCTCTGCTTTGTCACTATTTATTTGCGACTCTCTAATTCCCCAGCTTTTCCAGGAGAGGAACAATCTCATTCTTCACTGGTTTGACCTTTGGACTGACAAGCAGAGAAAGCAGTTCATTCATAACGTGCTGATGAGGTGCTCCAGATCCCAACTCAAGTATGTAATCCCCTTTTCCCTTTTTATGACACATTACTAATATGAATTCAGTATGACTGTAGAATCGCTACACACACTGATCGTGGAATGAGCTCACCAATGAGCTTCTGCGCATTTCTGCCAGGTTCACTCGGGACTGGTTCGAAGAGGTCGTTCCTGTCACCAAGCTGGACTTCACTACCGTCCTGCCGCGCATCCTGTCCCTGTACATCCTCTCCTTCCTCAGCCCTCAGGAACTGTGCATGGCGGCCCAGGTCAATTGGCACTGGAAGTTCCTGGCCGAGCAGGTCAGTAGTCCCAGTTGGACCCAGTTGTCTGGGACCCATTTTCCAGTTATATGTTGCTGCTGCTATAATTAAGCTAGCAAATGTCATTTTAAGAAGAAAATGTATGACTTGAACTGAAAATAGAGGAATATAAATCATGACTACAACAACAATATGCCTTTCCTTGTGACGTACTCTTGCATAAATATTTAGTAagagtgtaataataataacttgacCTGACTGTTTTCCTCCAGAGATGTCTAAGATTAACTCGTTTTTTGCAGGACTGCTTGTGGATTCCCAAATGTGTCAAGCGTGGCTGGTTCCTCCCCTATAGCCCCGCAGACAATGAATATGggtcctggaagagacactatGTGGCCTGTGCCAAAGACTTAGACTACCTGACACCACGAGAGGCTGCAGATATGTACGGGACTCTGAATGAGCCGAAGACAGATACAGAGGATCAGGAGGAAAGGTTGAGAGAGCGCTTGATAAGAAAAAGAATATGGGAGAAGGTTGCAGAACACAAAAGTGAGTGATTTTCTGCAGTTTGTGATGACTGAACAGTAACCAAAAAGCTTGCATTATAAAGCATTTGAGTTTCCTCAAGTCTTTAGTGGTGCACTCATTTTCAATTTGCAGAAGCTTCACTAACATCAAGACCGCCTTGGCTGAGCAACAGCTGGACTCTAGGGTCACTGAAGAGCAAAGGTCACAATGAGAAGCTTCGGGCGAGTCTGGGCCAGCAGGGTTTGACAGCGGCTTTGGTGCTCATAGGGGTAAAACACTCCCTTGTTTTTGTAGGTAGGGTGCATCTCTGTTGAATGAGTAATTACTGCCAAAGCAAAAGCATTCAAACCGAACTCAATGCATCTTCATTCTGTTTCAATGATTCATATTCATCTGGCAGTAATGTATGCATTGACACTGGATTTCTGATCAAAGGCAAAAACAGATTAGCATAAATCTTGTTTCCAGAAATGAAGAGAGATATATGTTGATCTGACCAATATGGAAAAGTCTAGATTGATGTTATTACATACACTGAACTAGTGTTcttcacattttttgtttttttgtttttggatcaTAAACAGATTAATGCATGTTCAGCAATGGGGTTGTAGCAATGAGCAAGGCTGACTTACAGCTACCAGTTCCAAATTAGGAGggtataaataacaaaaattggAATCAAcaccttttttttgtgtgaaagaaaataaaaataaatacaaaagtttGTGGTGTGTTGTGACCATCTATCATTTTGCTGCTCAGAACCAGACCCGCTCTCAGCACTCTCTCTCCCAGCTCCTCCGGCAGGACACACAGAGCCACTTGACACAAGACACTGCCCTGGAGAGGAAGATGATGACCATGTCGATGCAGTCGCTGCCCAAACAGTAAGCTAGTGTTacttttaaatggttttaaaagtatttattcATCTTTAATTCAAAAGGATGTGGCACAGTGCTCCAAAATCATGCCCCTTGCATAACACTTTAAGGTCCAATGAAGATTCAGCCATATTTTCAAAGATATTATCAAGTGTATTGGGTATTGGGTTGTTCAATTAGTTAAATATGGGGCAGACCAAAAAGCTAAATAACTGCTGCAATCCTTTTGATTGGACAACTGTAACATTCTTCACACAACATGGCTTTCTAGTGCAATGACTGAAGTGTGACTCCGAGTATAAAGTCCTTGACAATGAAAAACACACCCAAACATGGAATATAGTGTTGTTTATTAAAAggaaagtgttttttcttttcatcaggATGAATCTGAGCAGTGGCAGTAGCAATTCTGTATCATTCCCCAAGGCAAGCCCGAGTCAGTCTTCTCCCCGTCTCCTGCTGGTGTCTTCCAGGATACCAGGATACGAGGTATGAGAAACCAGAGAAATGTGGGCTCAGGGGTTTGGTCAATGGTATAGGCACTATGGACTGGTTGCTGGAGAATGACATTAGGTAGAATGGTCAAGGAAAAAGTGAAGAACCATTACAAATCGTTGTTGTGAGATGTTTTTtgtcattacttattttgtcaTGAACAGATGCTGTTGTGCAGTGCATGGGTGGATGTCATACCAGTGCTTTATGATTACTATGGAACCACACTGGAAGCCCTGCTGTACCGGGTGGAGCAGGTCCTGCATGGCCAAAGAGCCTGCAGCGTTGGTGTCTTCACGGAGGGACACCCAGGGGAGATTGCGCTTTTGAAAGGTGGATGGATTCACTCTTTcccatttggaaaacaaaaagagatcAAGAACTTCTTATAATGAGCCATAATCGCCCAGCGTTTCTCCAAAAGAACAATGTGCTATAGGCTAGCGTTGTTGACTTTCAAATATTAACACTCACCTGAATCAGAAGGATCGTTTATTTTGTCTGTGTAGCTGGACTATCTATAACACAACCCAAGTGTTGACTTGTCCTCTACTTCCACAGGCTGCACAGTCAGTCAAAGGACAGTCCTGCACCCCGAGGTGAGACAGTTCTGGGAGAATCTGTCTGGTTTTGTGGTGTCCCGGACGGACGGAGGCAGCCTAGACATATTCTTTCCTCTGGCAGTTTCAGGTCAGTCAAAACAGCCTACAATTCTTGGAATACTTCATTTGCATGTGTGTAAAATTGACCACTTTACTTGTACTCTTAGATTGTCTTTATTAATTGAACCCAGACTTTGGAAGTGGTTGCACATGAagtctttgttttttctccctatTTCAGAGACAGGAATGGAGCTGATCTCCAATATTTCGGTTCTGACAGGACTCGATGTGAGTGCTCCTACTGGAGTTGGCACTGGATCTCACCAGCACAGTGAGCATCAGAGAGGCGGGGGATTTGATGTTGATTTTAATGTTACGTTTTCTTTTCTGGAACCCTTAATAACTGTGAGTTCGCTATGTAATGGTCCAGTGGAGTGATTGTTGTATCCCTCCTAGTTCTCAGCGAGTGGCTCGGCCGAGCGGTGAGCCCCAGCGCCACGTATTTCAGCGCCCCGGCCCTGCTGTGCTGGTGCAGGCAGGCGGAGAGACTGGAGGAGGTTCTGCTGGATCTTCGCAAACAGATGGGACCTCAGCTTGGTGACCTGCGGACGGAAGTGTGCGGAAGAGTCCtgggtaaatgtgtgtgtgggcgAGTAACCCATAGAGGGTCTGTTTCGTTATGCCAGGGCTGGGTTTGAGCCTTTTATCAGACGGGCACATCAGTGACATCCTGGAAGGTAAACGAAGCTTCAGTTAGATGTTCTGCTCAATGAGGCCGAGCTCCAGTTGTAAGAACATGCCAAATGTCAGAGGacgagacacacacagggctccGGTGATAATCCTGTAACTTGCTTTGTGTCCACAGGTCAGTTCCTTTTTGATTCCGTGGGCTTGTCAGAGATTCACACGAATGTGGAGATCGCTCGAGCTGTAGCTGAAGGACTGGCTGCGCTGTCCAAAGAAAACTGTGTAAGTGCCAGTAAAGTGTTATAGTGGGAGCATCTTCCTACCACAAAGTTTgactattttaatatttttttttatggtgtGGGTCAATCTGTATATTAACTTTTGTAATTTATTCCACAAATGCTATGCATATATATACTTCAGATCTGCTTTTCTACCCAAGGAGAATCCACTGGAATTTCTTTCTGACTTCCTGCGGAGAGGTGTCAGTCACACGTCCCAAACTGCTACTGCTTTTCTGACTGAGTGTGTTCCTAAAGGAGCCCCCCTCGAACCCCCCGAGGTAAGTGGCTCTCAAAGTACACTCGCATCAAATGTCATAGTGGCATGAAACGAAACAAAAACTAAAGTTTCTCTTGTTCTAGAGAAAATAAATTGAAGAAAGACTATGTTAAATGTGATATGAGGAAGATGttgtttttgtaacattttcttattacattatttatactTGTAGTGTGTTTACAGTAGCCTTGAAATGTACGGCTCCATTTGATCGTCTCTGGAGCCTACAGTAACAGTTAAATTGTTGTaaagtttgtttatttgattgatgGCTTTTTTAATAGGATGCTCGTGAAGTTGTCAATGGAGTAATATGCACTGATGCAAATTTCCTTAGGtattatcttttctttttttgccttATCTCGGTGTGttttgttgctcctcttccaCAGACAGCGACGTTGCCAGTGGGCTCTGTGGACCGGCGCACCATGTTTGCCAGGGAGTTGTTTCACAGCGAGAAACGCTACGTCCAGTTGCTGGATGCCGTCAGACTCGTATACGTCACTCCACTCAGAGCCGCTTTATCGTCAAACCGCGCCATCCTGAGCTCTGCCAATGTCCTCATCATCTTCTCTGACATCCTAGACGTCGCGGAGCTCAACAGGTGAAGTCCGCCAAGCGCCGACCCCTGCGAATGAGAGAGTTGATTTCTCTGTTCTGTATTACACCTGAGTTAGACCTTCCTCCACTCTCTACATTGCAAGTCCTGCGGAGTCAGTGTTTCTTAATAAACCTCCTTTTGACATTCACGACAATGTCACAGTGTGAGGAATGTGATTGGCTGCCGGGAGTAAGTGATCCGGGGCATCAATTaatcatcagattttaaaagCTCAGTCTTTAATGAGAAGCGAAGCTCAATGGTTTTTAGGAAGTCATGAAAACAGACTGGAAAGTTCAGCTCCCTTTCATTGTATTGACAGAACCATACCAGAAGTCATACTGATTTGGATTATGAACAATTTGAGTAGCTAGATTGGACTTTTGCCTCCCCATcatgatacatttaaatgtgcAAAACAGGAAGTCAAACATCCATCCCATCGAGAGACTGTGGTCATCTTGTCATCCCCCCTTAGACAGTTCCTGGACGAGCTGGCAGAGCGGATACAGGAGTGGGGTCCCTCCCAGTGCATCGGGGACGTGTGCGTCAAATTCAGCACCCGACTGAGGGCCTACACTAACTTCTTCAATAACTACACCACCATCCTCAGGACTATTGACAAGGTTGGTCCCCATGAAGTTAGTGTGGGATTCCTCCTGCTTTTGGCCAGAAGACAGGTAGCTGCTAGATCCTTGTCCAGGTGAAAGCGGATGTGATTGGTCTATTTTTAAGCCCTTTGAGATATAACCTACATGTTAAAGGAAACGCCAAGAGtggcttgctgttgtaattgctTGCGTTGCCTATCCTCAGACAGCCAGGACTATATTCCAGCCTCCATGTTGTTCCTTATTCATGCTTTTGCGAGAAGACTTCAGTGGAATTGTACAACCAAATCTAGTGAAGGGCATCTACTTTCACACTTTCATTAAACCATAAGAAAACTGACAAACAACTGTTCACTTTGCTTGTTTGCTGGTTAATAGCTTATTGATCTGAACGTCTAACTTAGCGGTTTCTTGTAAGGTTCCTTGCAATTCAACACTACGGTTGGGAAGCTTGTTCCAAACCCCCTGAACCAGATTAAAATGCCCACAGATCTTATTTAATTTCCCAATCAATTCTGCTCCTCAGACTCTCAATAGatgccaaaacaaaacaaaaagaagtaATCCCCTGTTATCAGCATGGATCAGCATGTTGTCAAATCTGATTGCGTACGTCCTAAGAAATCTGCCAGTCCGTGTCTCTAAATgtcatttgaatgtatttatcttCATTTCAGTGCAGAGAGATGGTTCCTGCCTTCCGTGCTTTCCTGAAGAGACATGATAAAACCATGGCCACGGAAATAATGAGGTATGGGAtgggcttttctttttctcttctttgGCGCAGTCTTCCCATtagtatacaaacacacaaatgcattcCGCTCAAGTGGTCTGGATTTCTACCAATTGTGCCATTCGGGAGCTATTTTCCAAGCTGTGTTTTCTAGCACCAAAAccctttttaattatattttg from Amia ocellicauda isolate fAmiCal2 chromosome 1, fAmiCal2.hap1, whole genome shotgun sequence includes the following:
- the ect2l gene encoding epithelial cell-transforming sequence 2 oncogene-like; translation: MKPLEADSMPSAMLKSKMRSSAHSVKQWQLASIGFNPPVDEKALVTTETKFSTWTPVINKTSNQQLFQERNNLILHWFDLWTDKQRKQFIHNVLMRCSRSQLKFTRDWFEEVVPVTKLDFTTVLPRILSLYILSFLSPQELCMAAQVNWHWKFLAEQDCLWIPKCVKRGWFLPYSPADNEYGSWKRHYVACAKDLDYLTPREAADMYGTLNEPKTDTEDQEERLRERLIRKRIWEKVAEHKKASLTSRPPWLSNSWTLGSLKSKGHNEKLRASLGQQGLTAALVLIGNQTRSQHSLSQLLRQDTQSHLTQDTALERKMMTMSMQSLPKQMNLSSGSSNSVSFPKASPSQSSPRLLLVSSRIPGYEMLLCSAWVDVIPVLYDYYGTTLEALLYRVEQVLHGQRACSVGVFTEGHPGEIALLKGCTVSQRTVLHPEVRQFWENLSGFVVSRTDGGSLDIFFPLAVSETGMELISNISVLTGLDVSAPTGVGTGSHQHILSEWLGRAVSPSATYFSAPALLCWCRQAERLEEVLLDLRKQMGPQLGDLRTEVCGRVLGQFLFDSVGLSEIHTNVEIARAVAEGLAALSKENCENPLEFLSDFLRRGVSHTSQTATAFLTECVPKGAPLEPPETATLPVGSVDRRTMFARELFHSEKRYVQLLDAVRLVYVTPLRAALSSNRAILSSANVLIIFSDILDVAELNRQFLDELAERIQEWGPSQCIGDVCVKFSTRLRAYTNFFNNYTTILRTIDKCREMVPAFRAFLKRHDKTMATEIMSLQDLLLLPPQRFEEYVTLLQALSLHTAPEHPDRAHLRTALDTLTRYRDFVQQLKQTTDGDSKMLETQKMIQSCPNLLEANRYLIRVEDVAQLSCSDKEISAALRIYEHVGELTLFLFNDALVLCNRTVSQVPFERRCRTTRCFLASVALHRLSVHGIADTRYIKNAFGLRGPRRQWVCAAETNEDKFTLLSALQSAINAAIGDK